One window of Psychrobacillus sp. FSL H8-0483 genomic DNA carries:
- a CDS encoding BMC domain-containing protein — protein MSQAIGMIETKGLIGSIEATDAMIKAAHVTLIKQEMVDGGIVTVVVQGDVGAVQAAVDAGREAAKRVGELLGAHVIPRPDQSVFDMIKPLDYNKYEESKQPTKPSRTKVVKTEASPPAES, from the coding sequence ATGAGTCAAGCAATTGGGATGATTGAAACAAAAGGGTTAATTGGTTCAATCGAAGCAACAGATGCAATGATTAAAGCGGCGCATGTAACATTAATCAAACAAGAAATGGTCGACGGTGGAATTGTGACGGTTGTTGTTCAAGGAGACGTAGGTGCAGTGCAAGCAGCTGTAGATGCGGGTCGTGAAGCAGCAAAGCGTGTAGGAGAGCTTTTAGGAGCTCATGTTATTCCACGTCCAGACCAATCTGTTTTTGATATGATTAAACCTCTTGACTACAATAAATACGAAGAAAGTAAGCAACCAACAAAGCCTTCACGAACAAAAGTAGTAAAAACAGAAGCTAGCCCACCAGCAGAATCGTGA
- a CDS encoding energy-coupling factor transporter transmembrane component T, with amino-acid sequence MKFLLITVCMFTMAFFFDPWTPLVFWIGVLLLQLLFSHINWKKWFLFMLPFFITAFGYFWTTLVFAEAQSGTVIWTLGRLEITVSQLDHALSLSFRVLAFSSLSLLFALTTNPVTFILSLMQQLKLSPKIAYGVMVGYQFLPVLKDEFVQIGQAQRLRGVAREKNALQRLLGIRRVLIPMLAGAVRKAERAAFAMEARGFIGERRSSYYHVISIGKVDLAMSVMFLFVLILSCTNHLWFGLY; translated from the coding sequence GTGAAGTTTTTATTGATTACCGTTTGTATGTTTACGATGGCGTTCTTTTTTGATCCTTGGACACCGCTTGTGTTCTGGATTGGTGTGCTTTTGCTGCAACTGTTGTTTAGTCATATTAATTGGAAGAAATGGTTTTTGTTTATGCTTCCATTTTTCATTACGGCTTTTGGTTATTTTTGGACCACACTTGTTTTTGCAGAAGCTCAATCTGGTACTGTTATTTGGACTTTGGGGAGATTGGAAATTACTGTATCGCAGTTGGATCATGCACTTTCGTTAAGTTTTCGCGTGTTAGCATTTTCTAGCCTGTCTTTATTGTTCGCGTTAACAACGAACCCTGTTACGTTCATCTTGAGTTTAATGCAACAATTGAAGCTATCACCAAAAATCGCATATGGTGTGATGGTCGGCTATCAATTTTTACCTGTTTTGAAGGATGAATTTGTGCAAATCGGGCAAGCACAACGCTTACGAGGAGTAGCTAGAGAGAAAAATGCTTTGCAGCGTTTGCTTGGCATTCGGCGAGTATTGATTCCTATGCTTGCTGGTGCTGTTCGAAAAGCAGAACGTGCAGCATTTGCGATGGAGGCTCGGGGATTTATAGGAGAGCGAAGAAGTAGCTATTACCATGTCATTTCTATAGGTAAAGTGGACTTAGCTATGTCAGTTATGTTTTTATTCGTATTAATATTAAGCTGTACGAATCACTTGTGGTTTGGTTTATACTAG
- a CDS encoding response regulator transcription factor: MVDVKILVVDDEQAIGDMVDIVLRKEGFNNINVCTSIKDATTHITQNTYDLYILDIMLPDGTGLDLAEHIRKQSDAPIFFLTAKANDADKIRGFMYGADDYITKPFNPMELAARVKVQMKRYLPSITKSKPVYDFGRFQLDIQAAELTVAGKTTVLAGKLFHLLHFFCEHPGQVLSKEQIYGQVWGEEHFIDDNTIMVHIRKLRERIEVNPGSPQLLLTIRGIGYKLISEER; this comes from the coding sequence ATGGTAGATGTGAAAATTCTAGTTGTAGATGACGAACAAGCAATAGGAGACATGGTGGATATCGTATTAAGAAAAGAAGGATTTAACAATATCAATGTTTGTACAAGTATTAAAGATGCCACTACACATATTACACAAAATACGTATGATTTATATATATTAGATATTATGTTACCTGATGGAACAGGTCTCGATTTAGCAGAACATATTAGAAAACAATCAGATGCACCGATCTTCTTCTTAACAGCAAAAGCAAATGATGCAGATAAAATTAGAGGCTTTATGTACGGAGCAGATGATTATATTACAAAACCTTTTAATCCAATGGAGCTTGCAGCACGCGTGAAAGTACAAATGAAAAGATACTTACCCTCCATTACAAAGTCAAAACCTGTATATGATTTCGGACGCTTTCAATTAGATATTCAAGCAGCAGAACTTACCGTTGCAGGAAAAACTACTGTATTAGCTGGAAAACTATTTCACTTACTCCATTTCTTTTGTGAACATCCTGGACAAGTATTATCAAAAGAACAAATTTATGGGCAAGTATGGGGCGAGGAACATTTTATCGATGATAATACCATTATGGTACATATCCGAAAGTTACGAGAGAGAATTGAAGTGAACCCAGGAAGTCCACAGCTTCTCCTGACGATTCGCGGGATTGGCTACAAGCTCATTAGTGAGGAACGATAA
- a CDS encoding HAMP domain-containing sensor histidine kinase, giving the protein MSLSGKMTARFLVYFVLFYGFLLIASFGLSAYFFYDITSTSSYSNIRELDAFELESDFKKDADGTYHLSQKLINSANANSGVVQLIDTNGTVLASSKKGFKCCTNYSISQFVEMTKSSKSFVWNQGNGLYLVFIDNHLAQQLLSTIVQQYPAELSKEIQKELANANASFEIYNAAGKREQVIFGDSKKELSGIEILAGSHDYMERKEIVASEILKDGTTAVVRLRNSHYNPFEPALENGIKKFFVGILVFHVLLLLFTLLFSFWIGNRFGRPVLYFLRRIEKLGKQDYASLDDRKLRTKKTGRFKRKYRVYEDIDQSLSRLTHTLQENERKILQTEKLREDWITGLSHDLKTPLSSIYGYSTMLSSNDYEWSDTEVKHFAKTMQEKATYMDALIEDLTYTYQLKNNAIAIHKIDLNLFDFILGYVNSSVWPELQQPTGHPEAHVFFDPKLLARVLDNIVGNAIKHTPKGTKVFIEIEKKKDSVYLQVRDDGNGIPTEELENLFDRYYRGTNTTSEVSGTGLGLAITKQLVEAHAGQIHVDSGDNGTIVSIVLPAV; this is encoded by the coding sequence ATGAGCTTATCCGGAAAAATGACTGCTCGATTTTTAGTTTACTTCGTTTTGTTTTATGGTTTTTTACTGATTGCCTCTTTCGGACTGTCTGCATACTTTTTTTACGATATTACAAGTACTAGTAGTTACTCCAATATCCGTGAGTTAGATGCTTTTGAGCTAGAATCAGATTTTAAAAAGGATGCAGACGGCACTTATCATTTATCACAAAAACTAATAAATTCTGCAAATGCTAATAGCGGGGTTGTTCAATTAATAGATACAAACGGTACTGTACTAGCTAGTTCAAAAAAAGGCTTTAAATGCTGTACAAACTATTCCATTTCACAGTTTGTTGAAATGACGAAATCTAGCAAATCCTTCGTTTGGAATCAAGGGAATGGCTTGTATTTAGTATTCATTGATAACCATCTTGCACAGCAATTATTATCAACAATCGTTCAGCAGTACCCTGCAGAGCTATCAAAAGAAATCCAAAAAGAACTAGCTAATGCAAACGCTAGCTTTGAAATTTACAATGCAGCTGGAAAACGGGAGCAAGTTATTTTTGGTGACTCAAAAAAAGAACTGAGTGGTATTGAAATCCTTGCTGGTTCTCATGATTATATGGAAAGGAAAGAAATCGTTGCTTCGGAAATATTAAAAGATGGAACCACCGCTGTTGTAAGACTAAGAAACTCACACTATAATCCTTTTGAACCCGCACTTGAAAACGGCATTAAAAAATTTTTCGTTGGAATTCTAGTCTTCCATGTCCTACTTTTATTATTTACACTTCTCTTCTCCTTTTGGATTGGAAATCGATTTGGGCGACCTGTTTTATACTTTTTGAGACGAATCGAAAAGTTGGGGAAACAAGACTATGCTTCTTTAGATGATCGAAAACTGCGTACTAAAAAAACTGGCAGATTTAAACGTAAATACCGTGTATATGAAGATATAGATCAGTCACTATCTCGATTAACACATACGTTACAAGAAAACGAACGGAAAATTTTGCAAACCGAAAAACTTCGTGAGGACTGGATTACTGGCCTTTCACATGATTTAAAAACGCCACTTAGCTCGATTTACGGATATTCAACAATGCTATCTTCGAACGATTATGAATGGTCGGATACAGAAGTGAAGCATTTCGCCAAAACAATGCAGGAAAAGGCAACATACATGGATGCATTAATAGAAGATTTGACGTACACGTACCAACTAAAAAATAATGCGATCGCTATTCATAAAATAGATTTAAACCTTTTTGACTTTATCTTAGGCTATGTAAATAGCTCTGTTTGGCCGGAATTACAACAGCCCACTGGTCATCCAGAGGCACATGTTTTCTTTGATCCGAAACTATTAGCCCGAGTACTCGATAATATAGTCGGAAATGCGATAAAACATACACCTAAAGGAACAAAAGTGTTTATTGAAATTGAGAAAAAGAAAGACAGTGTGTACTTACAAGTGAGGGATGATGGGAACGGAATTCCGACAGAAGAGCTAGAGAACCTGTTTGACCGATATTACCGAGGTACAAATACAACCTCTGAGGTTTCTGGAACAGGTTTAGGGCTCGCTATAACTAAACAGCTCGTCGAAGCACATGCTGGACAAATTCACGTGGATTCTGGTGACAATGGAACAATCGTCTCAATCGTTCTTCCAGCTGTATAA
- the eutC gene encoding ethanolamine ammonia-lyase subunit EutC — MNEQLIEQITKMVVEKLQMSNVNTNSQDKNQEQPMINLYQKEPVNSIAEAKVTATPVGEVKFYQSNEAPKKVEEKTPVSKKTVSLNDEKKESYLAELRKKTPSRIAVGRAGSRPKTNTWLQFRFDHAAAVDAVYGEVPQEILDRLNFFQVHTRVQDKEEYIRRPDLGRRLSDESKEMVLEKCKRSPKVQIVASNGLSAKALEENLEDVYLSLEQSLKNLNIDLGTTFYVDKGRVALMDEIGELLQPDVVIILIGERPGLLSAESLSAYICYKPRVGTIEADRMVVSNIHKGGIPAVEAGAYLGTLIQKILKYEASGVSLVKKEG; from the coding sequence GTGAATGAACAACTAATTGAACAAATTACAAAGATGGTAGTGGAAAAGCTCCAAATGAGTAACGTGAATACAAATTCTCAGGATAAAAATCAGGAGCAGCCAATGATTAACTTGTATCAAAAAGAGCCAGTTAATAGTATTGCTGAAGCAAAAGTGACTGCCACGCCAGTAGGAGAAGTAAAATTCTATCAATCAAATGAAGCACCGAAAAAGGTAGAAGAGAAAACTCCAGTAAGTAAAAAAACTGTTTCTTTGAATGATGAAAAGAAAGAAAGTTACCTAGCAGAGCTACGTAAAAAAACGCCTTCACGTATTGCAGTAGGTAGAGCAGGCTCGAGGCCTAAAACAAATACTTGGCTTCAGTTTCGATTTGACCATGCAGCAGCAGTAGATGCAGTTTACGGAGAGGTTCCACAGGAAATATTAGATAGACTAAATTTCTTTCAAGTTCATACGAGAGTGCAAGACAAAGAAGAGTATATTAGAAGACCTGATTTAGGCAGAAGGCTATCTGACGAGTCTAAAGAAATGGTTTTAGAAAAGTGTAAACGATCGCCTAAAGTACAAATCGTTGCATCAAACGGACTTAGTGCAAAAGCGCTGGAGGAAAATTTAGAAGACGTTTACCTGAGCTTAGAGCAGTCACTAAAAAATTTAAATATCGATTTAGGTACAACTTTCTATGTAGATAAAGGTCGAGTAGCGTTAATGGATGAAATAGGAGAGCTGTTACAACCCGATGTCGTAATCATATTAATTGGAGAGCGACCAGGTCTTCTGTCAGCGGAATCATTAAGTGCTTATATTTGCTACAAGCCGAGAGTTGGAACAATTGAAGCAGATCGAATGGTTGTTTCCAATATTCACAAAGGTGGGATTCCTGCCGTAGAAGCTGGGGCCTATTTAGGTACACTCATTCAAAAAATATTAAAGTATGAAGCAAGTGGTGTGTCGTTAGTAAAGAAAGAAGGATAG
- a CDS encoding aldehyde dehydrogenase family protein codes for MRTAVQAAKAAQKVYMNFTQEQVDQVVKAVANAAFAESARLAQMAVEETGMGVAEHKKIKNEVGSRDVYESIKNVKTVGIVGEDKVNKVVEIAAPFGVVAGIIPTTNPTSTAFFKTLISLKTRNAIVVSPHPYAVNCTQEALKVCEEAAVTAGAPKGLVQCLTMASMEATQQLMKHPDINLILATGGGALVKAAYSSGKPAYGVGPGNVPVYIERTAKIDKAVENIVNSKSFDYGTICATEQAIVVDRNVAELVTRALKKNGAYILSDTEKLAMEKVISPVPGKVNPKIVGKSPQTIANLAGISLPEGTRIIVGMETKIGKDVPFSLEKLSPVFAMYIASDVNHAKELCLSLLQLGGMGHSLSLHTETDAIAREFAIEMPVSRIMVNTMSSVGAVGGTTGLMPSLTLGCGTFGGNITSDNVTAKHLLNIKRMAYGIKEVNLPTHEPTSSSGDDVTEQVVSSVLQSLGSNDSVDPNVVKDLVSEIVKKLSK; via the coding sequence ATGCGAACTGCAGTTCAAGCGGCAAAAGCTGCCCAGAAAGTGTATATGAATTTCACACAAGAGCAAGTCGACCAAGTTGTAAAAGCAGTTGCGAATGCAGCTTTTGCAGAATCTGCTAGACTTGCGCAAATGGCAGTGGAAGAAACAGGTATGGGAGTAGCTGAACATAAAAAGATTAAAAATGAAGTTGGCTCTCGAGATGTTTATGAAAGTATAAAGAATGTAAAAACAGTCGGTATTGTAGGAGAAGATAAAGTAAATAAAGTAGTAGAGATTGCTGCTCCATTTGGAGTAGTAGCTGGAATCATTCCAACTACAAACCCTACGTCTACTGCGTTCTTTAAAACGCTAATCTCATTAAAAACAAGAAATGCTATTGTAGTAAGTCCTCACCCATATGCGGTGAACTGTACGCAAGAAGCTCTTAAAGTATGCGAGGAAGCGGCAGTTACTGCAGGCGCTCCTAAGGGGCTTGTACAATGTTTAACGATGGCTTCTATGGAAGCAACGCAACAGCTTATGAAGCATCCGGATATTAACCTCATTTTAGCAACTGGTGGGGGGGCTTTAGTAAAAGCGGCATATAGCTCTGGGAAACCAGCGTATGGAGTAGGTCCAGGAAATGTTCCTGTATATATCGAGCGCACTGCAAAAATTGATAAAGCAGTGGAGAATATCGTTAATAGTAAGTCTTTCGATTATGGAACGATTTGTGCAACGGAACAGGCAATTGTAGTGGATCGAAATGTAGCAGAATTAGTGACTCGTGCTCTCAAGAAAAATGGAGCTTACATATTGTCTGATACAGAAAAGCTAGCAATGGAGAAGGTTATCTCACCAGTTCCAGGAAAGGTGAATCCTAAAATTGTTGGTAAGAGCCCACAAACGATTGCGAATCTTGCTGGTATTTCATTACCAGAAGGTACTCGTATAATAGTTGGGATGGAGACGAAAATTGGGAAAGATGTTCCGTTTTCGTTAGAAAAGCTTTCGCCGGTGTTTGCGATGTATATTGCATCCGACGTCAATCATGCGAAGGAACTCTGCTTGTCTCTTTTACAGCTTGGAGGAATGGGGCACAGTCTTTCTCTTCATACAGAAACAGACGCGATTGCTAGAGAATTTGCAATTGAAATGCCTGTTTCTAGAATTATGGTTAATACGATGTCTTCTGTAGGAGCTGTAGGGGGAACAACAGGCTTAATGCCTTCTTTGACTCTAGGCTGTGGCACATTCGGTGGTAATATTACATCCGATAACGTAACTGCGAAGCATTTATTGAATATCAAGAGAATGGCTTATGGAATAAAAGAAGTAAATCTTCCAACACATGAGCCAACATCTTCTTCTGGTGATGACGTAACAGAGCAAGTTGTATCAAGTGTATTACAATCGTTGGGTTCAAATGACTCAGTCGATCCAAATGTAGTGAAAGACTTAGTCAGTGAAATAGTAAAAAAATTATCTAAATAA
- a CDS encoding BMC domain-containing protein codes for MSREGTALGMVETKGLIGSIEAADAMVKAASVNLVGKVHVGGGIVTVLVRGDVGAVKAATDAGAAAAQRVGELLSVHVIPRPHNELEMILPKLEN; via the coding sequence ATGTCAAGAGAAGGTACAGCATTAGGAATGGTAGAAACAAAAGGATTAATCGGTTCAATTGAGGCTGCAGATGCAATGGTGAAGGCAGCAAGCGTTAACCTAGTAGGGAAAGTACACGTTGGTGGAGGAATTGTAACTGTATTAGTTCGCGGTGATGTAGGTGCAGTAAAAGCTGCAACAGATGCAGGAGCAGCAGCAGCACAACGTGTAGGAGAATTATTATCTGTTCATGTAATTCCAAGACCACATAACGAGCTTGAAATGATTTTACCTAAATTAGAAAACTAA
- the mdh gene encoding malate dehydrogenase, which translates to MAFRRNKIAVIGAGYTGATVALMAAQKELGDIVLVDIPEQENPAKGKALDILETGPVQRFNSKITGTSNYEQIKDADMVIITAGIARKPGMSRDDLVNTNAKIIRSVSEQVKKYAPDSYVLILSNPVDAMTYVCYKTTGFPKNRVIGQSGVLDTARFNTFVAEELNISVEDISGFVLGGHGDDMVPLVRYSYAGGIPLEKIIPKDRLDAIVERTRKGGGEIVALLGNGSAYYAPAASLVEMAESIIRDKKRILPSVAYLEGEYGYSDLYLGVPTVIGGNGIESIIELPLTNEEKQALDKSVESVQSVLKICNV; encoded by the coding sequence TTGGCTTTTCGGAGAAATAAAATTGCTGTAATTGGTGCTGGATATACAGGAGCTACTGTAGCTTTAATGGCAGCACAAAAAGAACTAGGAGATATTGTGCTTGTAGATATTCCAGAACAAGAGAATCCTGCAAAAGGGAAAGCGCTCGATATTCTGGAGACAGGTCCAGTTCAACGCTTCAATTCGAAAATTACTGGTACATCCAACTATGAACAGATAAAAGACGCTGATATGGTTATTATTACAGCAGGTATTGCTAGAAAACCTGGCATGAGCAGAGATGACCTCGTTAATACAAATGCCAAAATTATTCGTTCCGTTTCTGAACAAGTGAAAAAGTACGCTCCAGACAGCTATGTATTAATCTTGAGCAATCCTGTAGATGCCATGACCTATGTATGCTATAAAACAACGGGATTCCCTAAAAATAGAGTGATCGGTCAATCCGGTGTCTTAGACACTGCGCGATTCAATACATTCGTTGCAGAGGAATTAAATATTTCTGTCGAGGACATTTCAGGCTTTGTATTAGGTGGACATGGAGATGATATGGTTCCACTTGTGCGCTATTCATACGCAGGTGGAATACCACTGGAGAAAATCATTCCGAAAGACCGTCTAGATGCAATTGTAGAGCGAACTAGAAAAGGTGGCGGCGAAATCGTCGCGCTACTCGGAAATGGTAGTGCATACTATGCACCAGCTGCTTCACTTGTGGAAATGGCGGAGTCCATTATTCGTGATAAAAAGAGAATATTACCTTCAGTTGCATATTTAGAAGGAGAGTACGGTTACAGTGACTTGTATTTAGGAGTACCAACTGTAATTGGTGGTAATGGGATAGAAAGTATTATCGAACTTCCTTTAACAAACGAAGAAAAACAGGCGTTAGATAAATCGGTAGAGTCTGTTCAATCTGTCCTTAAAATTTGCAACGTATAA
- a CDS encoding VOC family protein, whose translation MSFAFKSIDHVQLAAPKGSEKIARRFFGEILGLQEIEKPENLRKRGGVWFSFASYQVHIGIEDPFAPAKKAHPAFEIQNLEALKIHLTKNEVSFIVDTDLPGANRIYVHDPFGNRIEILEWI comes from the coding sequence ATGTCATTTGCATTTAAATCAATCGATCATGTTCAACTAGCTGCTCCTAAAGGTTCAGAAAAAATCGCGAGAAGGTTTTTTGGAGAAATACTAGGATTACAAGAAATCGAAAAGCCGGAAAACTTGAGGAAAAGAGGAGGAGTTTGGTTTTCATTTGCTTCCTATCAAGTTCATATAGGAATAGAAGATCCATTTGCTCCAGCCAAAAAAGCACATCCAGCTTTTGAAATACAAAATCTCGAAGCTTTAAAGATACATCTAACGAAAAATGAAGTCAGCTTCATTGTAGATACAGATTTACCTGGAGCAAACAGAATATATGTACACGATCCTTTTGGTAATCGAATAGAAATATTGGAATGGATTTAA
- a CDS encoding DUF418 domain-containing protein, producing the protein MNFQRVRLIDSLRGLSLFGILLANLLIFQYGIWGKEEISFFSLSNIDVSAYKSIKIAVEGSFMPIFTFLFGYSIIKLVESLKSKGVRVKLHLVRRFLMLMVIGILHGTYLWEGDILFFYGLMGFFLLLFINRKKKTLIIWGSTLFILTSAMGYGVYEETKEEAEKASSYIVQTNDVYKNATYLEIKDHRENESPLLVENEILLLFVMIFAPFMTAPLFLFGMAAAKGKIFTKPHAEQKWYKVGAILLPVGLALKSVSVIYEENAWSAILLTVGAQLLSLGYIAAFSILFVSFSNSIVFRGFESVGKLSLTNYIMQTVICTTIFYGYGLGLFGELGMLNSIILGLVIFALQCVCSTLYLKMFRRGPLEHILRIGTNFSWNGSVKKKRTFFKKSKKVNLESGTI; encoded by the coding sequence ATGAATTTCCAGAGAGTAAGACTGATAGATAGCTTAAGAGGGCTTAGCTTGTTCGGTATTTTACTGGCAAACTTACTTATTTTCCAGTATGGGATATGGGGGAAGGAAGAAATCTCTTTCTTCTCTTTGTCTAATATAGATGTTAGTGCGTATAAATCTATCAAAATAGCTGTCGAAGGTAGTTTCATGCCAATCTTTACGTTTCTATTTGGATATTCCATTATTAAGCTAGTAGAGTCTTTAAAAAGTAAAGGCGTAAGAGTGAAGTTGCATTTAGTAAGAAGGTTTCTAATGCTGATGGTTATTGGAATATTGCATGGTACTTACTTGTGGGAAGGTGATATTTTATTCTTCTACGGATTGATGGGATTCTTTCTCTTACTTTTTATTAATAGAAAAAAGAAAACGCTTATCATTTGGGGAAGCACTTTATTTATACTAACGAGCGCAATGGGGTATGGAGTATATGAAGAAACGAAAGAAGAAGCTGAAAAAGCATCTTCTTATATCGTACAGACAAATGATGTATATAAAAATGCCACGTATTTGGAGATTAAAGATCATAGGGAAAATGAAAGTCCGTTACTGGTAGAAAATGAAATTCTCTTGCTATTTGTGATGATTTTTGCTCCTTTTATGACAGCACCGTTATTTTTATTCGGAATGGCCGCGGCTAAAGGGAAAATATTTACTAAGCCCCACGCAGAGCAAAAATGGTATAAAGTTGGAGCGATACTTTTGCCAGTAGGGCTTGCGTTAAAAAGTGTGAGTGTAATATATGAAGAAAATGCATGGTCAGCAATATTATTAACTGTAGGTGCACAGCTGCTTTCGCTTGGATACATCGCAGCATTTTCGATTCTGTTTGTATCATTTTCAAATTCGATTGTATTTCGTGGATTCGAAAGTGTCGGCAAGCTTTCTCTTACAAACTATATAATGCAAACTGTTATTTGTACGACTATTTTTTACGGGTACGGGTTAGGGCTTTTTGGAGAGCTTGGAATGCTGAACAGTATTATTCTAGGGCTAGTAATTTTTGCTCTGCAATGTGTGTGTAGCACGCTATATTTAAAAATGTTCCGTCGTGGTCCACTCGAGCATATTTTACGAATAGGAACTAACTTTTCTTGGAATGGATCTGTGAAGAAAAAGAGAACTTTCTTTAAAAAATCGAAAAAAGTAAACTTAGAAAGCGGAACTATCTAA
- a CDS encoding DUF1697 domain-containing protein, translated as MSFVALLRGINLGAKNKVDMKSLKALFKDMGYENVRTYIQTGNVIFDDETYDVQQMENSLRDTYGFDIPVVVRSNEELEEIQQHPIFLKDQVYVMFLAQEITDEQQDLLDSLVDDDFVVLNKRNLIISLSKNYHQTKFTNTFFEKKLGMVSTARNQNTVNKIIEKM; from the coding sequence TTGTCATTTGTTGCTTTACTTCGTGGAATTAATCTTGGTGCTAAAAATAAAGTGGATATGAAGTCATTGAAGGCCCTCTTTAAAGATATGGGCTATGAGAATGTACGGACTTACATACAAACTGGAAATGTTATTTTTGATGATGAAACCTATGATGTTCAGCAAATGGAGAATTCGCTACGTGACACTTATGGCTTTGACATACCGGTTGTTGTCCGTTCGAACGAAGAATTAGAAGAGATTCAACAGCACCCAATTTTCTTAAAGGATCAGGTATATGTCATGTTTCTAGCGCAAGAAATTACGGATGAACAGCAAGATTTACTAGACAGCTTAGTTGATGATGACTTCGTCGTCCTAAATAAAAGAAATCTCATTATTAGTCTGTCGAAAAATTATCATCAGACCAAATTTACGAATACTTTTTTTGAAAAGAAGCTTGGCATGGTTTCTACTGCACGAAATCAAAATACGGTTAATAAAATAATAGAGAAAATGTAA
- a CDS encoding EutN/CcmL family microcompartment protein, whose amino-acid sequence MQIGRVIGNVWATRKEEGLQGLKLLIVQPVNVHGKPVKNQFVAADRIGAGIGDDVLVTSGGSSRYIMRDNPIPIDSVIIGIIDSTEVERGEIDESSNWDD is encoded by the coding sequence ATGCAGATAGGAAGAGTTATCGGAAACGTTTGGGCAACTCGTAAAGAGGAAGGGTTACAAGGGTTAAAATTACTCATTGTGCAGCCCGTAAACGTACACGGAAAACCAGTGAAAAACCAGTTTGTTGCTGCTGACCGAATAGGTGCTGGTATCGGAGACGATGTACTCGTTACTAGCGGTGGTTCATCACGTTACATAATGCGTGATAATCCAATTCCCATCGATTCAGTAATTATTGGAATTATTGATTCGACTGAAGTAGAGAGAGGTGAAATCGATGAGTCAAGCAATTGGGATGATTGA
- the eutL gene encoding ethanolamine utilization microcompartment protein EutL — translation MKKIHANILSMQVISNVDAGLAEKLQLKPYQRSLGLFTTTIDDVGYTAADEATKKSDVEVVYAKSFYAGAAHASGPLSGEFIGIIAGPSPEEVKSGLESIRITIENDAYFEAINDDENHALYAKTISSCGSYLASVAGVKEGQSLAYLIAPPLEAIVGLDAALKAADVQVSEFFSPPSETNFGGGLLTGSQSSCQAAADAFRDAIFNMAKRPLDY, via the coding sequence ATGAAAAAAATTCATGCAAATATTTTGTCCATGCAAGTTATTTCAAACGTGGATGCCGGCCTTGCTGAAAAGCTCCAATTAAAACCCTATCAAAGAAGCTTAGGCTTATTTACAACGACGATTGACGACGTTGGCTATACAGCTGCTGATGAAGCTACGAAAAAGTCGGATGTAGAAGTCGTTTATGCAAAAAGCTTTTATGCCGGAGCAGCGCATGCTTCTGGGCCACTTTCTGGAGAGTTTATCGGTATAATTGCCGGTCCTTCACCAGAAGAAGTGAAAAGTGGGCTTGAATCTATTCGAATTACGATAGAAAACGATGCTTATTTTGAAGCAATCAATGATGATGAGAATCACGCGCTATATGCCAAAACAATTTCAAGTTGTGGAAGTTATTTAGCAAGTGTTGCTGGAGTAAAAGAAGGTCAGTCCCTAGCCTATTTAATCGCGCCACCTTTAGAAGCAATTGTTGGCTTAGATGCTGCTTTAAAGGCTGCGGATGTTCAGGTAAGCGAATTCTTTTCGCCGCCATCTGAGACGAACTTTGGAGGAGGATTACTCACTGGTAGTCAATCGTCCTGTCAAGCAGCAGCAGATGCGTTTAGGGATGCAATTTTTAACATGGCGAAGCGGCCATTAGATTACTAG